A section of the Vitis riparia cultivar Riparia Gloire de Montpellier isolate 1030 unplaced genomic scaffold, EGFV_Vit.rip_1.0 scaffold712_pilon_pilon, whole genome shotgun sequence genome encodes:
- the LOC117910322 gene encoding inosine-5'-monophosphate dehydrogenase 1-like, whose translation MKFCNFWCGRRHGRSSHRRQFSSVQLGAKLNRDVHLSMPCVASPMDTVTEPAMATVGGVIITHSSNSAAEGAALVQFLQVAARSFRAGSICEARVLFGGFDFRFQFCVVRSDAGIGDNKVEDVGSGVEVPLEGIDGQESEGL comes from the coding sequence ATGAAATTCTGCAATTTTTGGTGCGGTCGAAGACATGGACGGAGCTCCCATCGAAGACAATTTTCCAGTGTCCAACTCGGTGCCAAACTCAATCGCGACGTCCACCTCTCAATGCCCTGCGTGGCGTCGCCGATGGACACCGTCACCGAACCTGCCATGGCCACTGTTGGCGGGGTCATAATCACCCACTCCAGCAACTCCGCTGCGGAGGGAGCGGCGTTGGTCCAATTCCTCCAAGTCGCAGCGCGTTCCTTTCGTGCTGGATCCATTTGTGAAGCCCGCGTTCTATTCGGTGGATTCGACTTCAGATTCCAGTTCTGTGTCGTGCGCTCTGATGCCGGAATCGGGGACAACAAGGTCGAAGATGTCGGGAGTGGTGTTGAGGTCCCATTGGAAGGAATTGATGGACAAGAGAGTGAAGGTTTGTGA